A genome region from Thalassococcus arenae includes the following:
- a CDS encoding LysR family transcriptional regulator: MDIRQLEVFEAIMRSGSVSAAARELGLTQSAVSRILARLESNLGSDLFSRANGRLTPTRHANRVLPQARSALESVAAMQAMSGRAEPRDRKLTFVTVPSLSYGLVPSVLRALSDQRPDIRFGFDVRTTEATVDAMVRQEAEFAVVALPVSHPALKVTPLFRTASCVVLHKNHPLAGKEVIRPAHLADERMIFLLRRQPTRQLIEDAFLRDGLTPDIRVETSNVATACRCAAEGLGVAVVNAMMAGYSNTSDLAIRPFEPRIHHTIALVEQAGPEATEELALFIDCLVNEVRGKFASLRVPLDFLI, encoded by the coding sequence ATGGACATAAGACAACTCGAGGTGTTCGAGGCGATCATGCGGTCAGGCTCGGTCTCGGCGGCAGCGAGGGAACTGGGGCTGACGCAATCCGCCGTCAGCCGCATCCTGGCTCGGCTTGAATCGAACCTCGGGTCCGACCTGTTCAGCCGGGCGAACGGGCGGCTGACACCGACACGGCACGCCAACCGCGTCTTGCCACAGGCCCGCAGCGCGCTGGAATCCGTGGCGGCGATGCAGGCCATGTCGGGACGGGCCGAGCCGCGGGACCGCAAGCTGACCTTTGTCACGGTGCCCAGCCTGTCCTACGGCCTGGTGCCGTCGGTCCTGCGCGCGCTGTCGGACCAGCGCCCGGATATCCGTTTCGGCTTTGACGTGCGAACCACCGAAGCGACGGTCGATGCCATGGTCCGCCAGGAGGCCGAGTTCGCCGTGGTCGCTCTGCCGGTGTCGCATCCGGCGTTGAAGGTGACGCCACTGTTCCGCACGGCCAGCTGCGTGGTCCTGCACAAGAACCACCCCCTGGCAGGAAAGGAGGTGATCCGTCCCGCACACCTGGCCGATGAGCGGATGATTTTCCTTTTGCGGCGGCAGCCGACACGGCAATTGATCGAAGACGCCTTTCTGCGCGACGGGCTGACACCGGATATCCGTGTCGAGACGTCGAATGTCGCCACGGCATGCCGCTGCGCGGCCGAGGGGCTGGGCGTGGCGGTCGTCAACGCGATGATGGCGGGCTATTCGAACACGTCCGACCTGGCCATCCGGCCTTTCGAACCCCGTATTCACCACACGATCGCGCTGGTCGAGCAGGCCGGGCCGGAGGCGACCGAAGAACTGGCCCTGTTCATCGACTGCCTGGTCAACGAGGTGCGGGGCAAGTTTGCGTCGCTGAGAGTGCCGCTGGACTTCCTGATCTAG
- a CDS encoding ABC transporter substrate-binding protein, with amino-acid sequence MNKLTFVAAVVSIGAVTQPAFAQSLTAAFASEPSSVDPLYHNLGPNNATRKHMFESLVGEDANLAIVPELAESWSSSDDGLTWTFKLRQGIKFHDGGDFTARDFLYTACRIPNVPNSPSSMEGFIGTAETITAPDDFTIEVTTAAPYPLLLTDFASFGVISASANGHEGPVEYVKGGCPGIEGYLDSNAYNDGSATVGTGPYKFVSFTPGESVILARNDDYWGDAPHWETITIRPITNDGARVAALLAGDVDVIEKPPVQDLERLRGDERVNVVQGPSSRVIYLHFDHEGEPSPGIEGTDGKNPMKDVRVRKAISLAINRPLIVDRIMGGLAVPARQLVPDFMRGTDPAIALEEPDLEEAKRLLAEAGYPDGFKLVIGTPNDRYINDAQIAQAVAQMLTRAGIETEVDAMTASVFFSRRNNYEFSLYLAGWGSSGAGMASPLRALVASQNKDKGLGGTNRGRYSNAELDAVIEEALSTVETETHDALLRKASNIVVDDVAILPLHFEVTPWALRAGLTMEPRADQHTVLTTVRPSN; translated from the coding sequence ATGAACAAACTGACCTTTGTCGCGGCTGTCGTCTCGATCGGCGCCGTCACGCAACCCGCGTTCGCCCAGTCGCTGACGGCGGCTTTCGCATCCGAACCAAGTTCGGTCGATCCGCTCTACCACAACCTCGGGCCGAACAACGCGACGCGCAAGCACATGTTCGAATCGCTCGTGGGCGAGGATGCGAACCTTGCCATCGTACCCGAACTGGCCGAAAGCTGGTCTTCGTCTGACGACGGTCTGACATGGACGTTCAAGCTGCGCCAAGGCATCAAGTTCCACGATGGCGGCGACTTCACCGCGCGCGACTTCCTGTATACCGCCTGCCGCATCCCGAACGTGCCGAACAGCCCGTCATCCATGGAGGGCTTCATCGGCACTGCCGAGACGATCACGGCGCCCGACGACTTCACCATCGAAGTCACGACGGCGGCGCCCTATCCGCTCTTGCTGACCGACTTCGCCAGCTTCGGCGTGATCTCTGCATCGGCAAATGGCCACGAGGGCCCGGTCGAATACGTCAAGGGCGGTTGTCCGGGGATCGAGGGATATCTCGATTCGAACGCCTATAACGACGGCAGCGCAACGGTCGGCACCGGCCCCTACAAATTCGTGTCATTCACACCCGGAGAAAGCGTCATCCTGGCGCGCAACGACGACTACTGGGGTGACGCGCCGCATTGGGAAACCATCACCATCCGGCCGATCACGAACGATGGCGCGCGCGTGGCGGCGCTTCTTGCCGGCGATGTCGACGTGATCGAAAAACCGCCTGTCCAGGATTTGGAAAGGCTGCGCGGAGACGAACGAGTGAACGTCGTCCAGGGCCCGTCCAGCCGCGTCATATACCTGCATTTCGATCACGAGGGCGAACCGAGCCCCGGCATCGAGGGCACCGACGGCAAGAACCCGATGAAGGATGTCCGCGTGCGCAAGGCGATCTCGCTGGCGATCAATCGTCCGCTCATCGTCGACCGGATCATGGGTGGCCTTGCCGTTCCGGCGCGTCAACTCGTTCCGGATTTCATGCGCGGCACCGATCCCGCGATCGCGCTGGAAGAGCCCGACCTCGAAGAGGCCAAGCGGCTTCTTGCGGAAGCCGGATATCCGGACGGCTTCAAGCTCGTGATCGGCACACCCAACGACCGCTACATCAACGACGCCCAGATCGCACAGGCGGTGGCGCAGATGCTGACACGGGCCGGTATCGAGACCGAAGTCGACGCCATGACGGCAAGCGTCTTCTTCTCGCGGCGCAACAACTACGAATTCTCGCTCTATCTTGCCGGGTGGGGATCGTCAGGCGCCGGCATGGCATCGCCGCTGCGTGCGCTTGTCGCGTCGCAGAACAAGGACAAGGGCCTTGGCGGCACCAACCGCGGCCGGTATTCGAACGCCGAGCTTGACGCCGTAATCGAAGAAGCGCTTTCGACGGTCGAGACCGAGACCCATGACGCGTTGCTGCGCAAGGCCAGCAACATCGTCGTGGACGACGTGGCGATCCTGCCGTTGCACTTCGAGGTCACGCCCTGGGCGCTGCGCGCCGGTCTGACCATGGAACCTCGCGCCGATCAGCACACCGTTCTGACCACGGTCCGGCCGAGCAACTGA
- a CDS encoding ABC transporter permease, producing MLAYLIRRLSQAILVMAVMATIVFFGLYAVGNPVDLLINPEASLAEQEATIARLGLDKPVHIQFGYFLSGLVQGDLGTSFVHNRPALELILSRLPATLELAFLGILIAIVFGIPLGMIAGLRPNAPYSKLIMAGSVVGFSTPNFWQGLMLIMLFAVFLGWLPAGGRGDTVDVFGIPLSFLTLDGLGHLILPALNVAIFKMALIIRLTRAGTSEVALQDYVKYARARGLSPTRVVGVHVLKNILIPVVTVLGLETGNVIAFAVVTETVFAWPGIGKLLIDSIGLLDRPVVVAYLMLTVFLFVMINLIVDILYSILDPRVRIKGGR from the coding sequence ATGCTAGCCTACCTGATCCGGCGGCTCAGCCAGGCCATCCTGGTCATGGCTGTCATGGCGACGATCGTGTTCTTCGGCCTTTACGCGGTCGGCAATCCGGTCGACCTGCTGATCAACCCGGAGGCCAGCCTTGCCGAGCAGGAAGCCACGATCGCCCGCCTGGGGCTGGACAAACCGGTCCATATCCAATTCGGCTACTTCCTGAGCGGGCTGGTGCAGGGTGACCTGGGCACCTCCTTCGTGCACAACCGACCGGCGCTCGAACTGATCCTGTCGCGGCTGCCGGCAACGCTCGAACTGGCGTTTCTCGGCATTCTCATTGCCATCGTCTTCGGCATCCCGCTCGGCATGATCGCCGGGCTGCGGCCGAACGCGCCTTACAGCAAGCTGATCATGGCCGGATCGGTCGTTGGTTTTTCCACGCCGAACTTCTGGCAAGGCCTGATGCTGATCATGCTCTTCGCCGTGTTTCTGGGGTGGCTTCCCGCCGGCGGGCGCGGGGACACGGTCGATGTTTTCGGAATACCGTTGAGCTTCCTGACGCTGGACGGTCTGGGCCACCTGATTCTGCCTGCCCTGAACGTGGCGATCTTCAAGATGGCGTTGATCATTCGCCTGACGCGGGCCGGGACGTCCGAGGTCGCGTTGCAAGACTACGTCAAGTATGCGCGCGCCCGCGGCCTGTCGCCGACGCGGGTCGTAGGGGTGCATGTCCTCAAGAACATCCTGATCCCGGTGGTCACCGTTCTGGGGCTTGAGACAGGCAACGTGATCGCCTTCGCGGTGGTGACCGAGACCGTCTTCGCCTGGCCCGGCATCGGCAAGCTGCTGATCGACTCGATCGGTCTTCTGGACCGGCCCGTCGTGGTCGCCTACCTGATGCTGACGGTCTTTCTGTTCGTCATGATCAACCTGATCGTCGACATTCTCTATTCGATCCTGGACCCGCGGGTCCGGATCAAGGGGGGCCGGTGA
- a CDS encoding ABC transporter permease: protein MSVAVDTPFRRFASDFVASPLAVIAAVGLVLIALMALFAGVVAPQNPYDLAQIDILDGSLEPGSEGFTGFRYWLGTDEQGRDMLSAMIYGLRISLFVSFVAVTSAVLVGMALGLLAAWRGGWIEGVIMRTVDIQLSFPALLVALLLLAALGKGVDKVIIALILVQWAYFARTVRAAALVEIKKDYVMAARAAALPEWRILFGHVLPNVMPPVLVIATVQVANAIAIEASLSFLGVGVPITEPSLGLLIANGFDYLLSGRYWISFYPGVALLVTLVCINMVGDHVRDILNPRMQR from the coding sequence ATGAGCGTCGCCGTCGACACGCCGTTTCGCCGCTTCGCCTCGGATTTCGTCGCCAGTCCGCTGGCCGTCATCGCCGCGGTGGGCCTGGTCCTGATCGCGCTGATGGCGCTCTTCGCGGGCGTGGTCGCACCCCAGAACCCCTACGACCTGGCGCAGATCGACATCCTCGATGGATCTCTTGAACCGGGAAGCGAGGGCTTCACCGGCTTCCGCTACTGGCTGGGAACCGACGAGCAGGGACGAGACATGCTTTCGGCGATGATCTACGGACTTCGGATATCGCTGTTCGTGAGTTTCGTCGCCGTCACCTCGGCGGTGCTCGTCGGCATGGCCCTGGGACTTCTCGCGGCCTGGCGCGGCGGTTGGATCGAAGGCGTGATCATGCGTACGGTCGACATCCAGTTGAGCTTTCCGGCGCTGCTGGTCGCGCTGCTTCTGCTGGCCGCGCTTGGCAAGGGCGTCGACAAGGTGATCATCGCGTTGATCCTGGTCCAGTGGGCCTATTTCGCACGAACCGTGCGTGCTGCCGCGCTTGTCGAGATCAAGAAAGACTACGTCATGGCCGCCCGCGCCGCCGCCCTGCCCGAGTGGCGCATCTTGTTCGGGCACGTCCTGCCGAACGTCATGCCACCGGTACTGGTGATCGCCACCGTGCAAGTCGCGAACGCGATCGCGATCGAGGCCTCTCTGAGTTTTCTGGGCGTCGGCGTGCCGATCACCGAGCCTTCGCTCGGGCTGCTGATCGCAAACGGCTTCGACTATCTTCTGTCGGGCCGCTACTGGATCAGCTTCTATCCAGGCGTCGCCCTTCTGGTGACGCTGGTCTGCATCAACATGGTCGGCGATCACGTCCGGGACATCCTGAACCCGAGGATGCAGCGATGA
- a CDS encoding ABC transporter ATP-binding protein: protein MSAPVLSVRNLRTEFETRAGTVTAVDGVSFDVGAGEVLGVVGESGSGKTITGFSVLGLVDKPGRIAAGEVILGGRDLRKLSEAEMHKLRGDRIAMIFQDPMMTLNPVLRIDTQMIETILAHRDVSKGRAREMAAEALALVGIPSPVERLRTYPHEMSGGMRQRVVIAIALMLEPDLIIADEPTTALDVTIQSQILSEVQRLLAARNTALIWITHDLTVVAGLANRVAVMYAGRIVETGPVDALLDRPAHPYTQGLIASIPSSVPRGERLVPIKGMTPSLINLPLGCAFAPRCPRASETCKASRPAEQTLRDGRSLRCFHPLEVQA, encoded by the coding sequence ATGAGCGCGCCGGTTCTTTCGGTCCGGAACCTGCGAACCGAGTTCGAAACCCGGGCCGGAACCGTGACGGCGGTCGACGGCGTGTCCTTCGACGTCGGAGCGGGCGAGGTGCTGGGTGTCGTCGGCGAAAGCGGATCGGGCAAGACCATCACCGGGTTCTCGGTCCTCGGTCTTGTCGACAAGCCGGGCCGGATCGCGGCCGGCGAAGTCATTCTGGGCGGTCGGGATCTGCGAAAGCTTTCCGAGGCCGAGATGCACAAGCTGCGCGGCGACCGGATCGCGATGATCTTTCAGGATCCGATGATGACGCTCAACCCGGTTCTGCGCATCGACACGCAGATGATCGAGACGATACTAGCGCACCGTGATGTCTCGAAGGGCCGCGCCCGCGAGATGGCCGCCGAGGCGCTTGCGCTGGTCGGTATCCCGTCGCCGGTCGAACGCCTGAGAACCTATCCGCACGAGATGTCCGGCGGCATGCGCCAAAGGGTCGTGATCGCGATCGCGCTGATGCTGGAGCCGGACCTGATCATTGCCGACGAACCGACGACGGCGCTTGACGTGACGATCCAGTCGCAAATCCTGTCCGAGGTTCAGCGCCTGCTGGCGGCGCGCAACACGGCGCTGATCTGGATCACGCATGACCTGACCGTGGTCGCCGGTCTCGCCAACCGGGTGGCGGTCATGTACGCCGGCCGGATCGTAGAAACCGGGCCCGTGGATGCCTTGCTGGACCGCCCGGCGCATCCCTATACGCAAGGCCTGATCGCCTCTATCCCCTCCTCGGTTCCGCGCGGCGAACGGCTGGTGCCGATCAAGGGCATGACGCCGAGCCTGATCAACCTGCCCCTGGGCTGCGCCTTTGCGCCCCGCTGCCCTCGGGCAAGCGAGACCTGCAAGGCTTCGAGGCCGGCCGAACAGACCCTTCGTGACGGTCGGTCCCTGCGGTGCTTCCACCCGCTGGAGGTGCAGGCATGA
- a CDS encoding ABC transporter ATP-binding protein — MTALLSLRDISQTYVSSPDLAERIANLAGANYRETRVRAVNGVSFDVAEGEVVGLVGESGCGKSTLGRMVVGVERPASGTLAWRGTALEDMTQAERRQWELEVQMIFQDPFASLNPRMRVEQIVGEAAVIHGLIRRSERRDYVADLLNKVGLGADVMTRYPHQFSGGQRQRIGIARALALRPKLIVCDEAISALDVSIQAQVLNLFEDLRHEFGFAYLFISHDLGAVEHIADRVAIMYLGRLVEIGTADEVFENPRHPYTRALLAEAPRLDRRGQKFTPIEGEIPSPLNPPPGCAFHPRCTQATDACRRQVPTLRSGKDGRLTACILEHGEPV, encoded by the coding sequence ATGACGGCGCTTCTGTCGCTTCGAGACATTTCGCAGACCTACGTGTCGTCCCCCGACCTGGCCGAACGCATCGCGAACCTGGCGGGCGCGAATTACCGGGAAACCCGCGTGCGCGCGGTCAACGGTGTCAGCTTTGATGTCGCCGAGGGCGAAGTCGTCGGACTTGTGGGCGAGTCCGGCTGCGGAAAGTCCACCCTTGGACGGATGGTCGTGGGCGTTGAGCGTCCGGCCTCCGGAACGCTGGCGTGGCGGGGCACGGCGCTCGAAGACATGACGCAGGCAGAGCGGCGGCAGTGGGAACTGGAAGTGCAGATGATCTTCCAGGACCCGTTCGCGTCTCTGAACCCACGGATGCGCGTCGAACAGATCGTTGGCGAGGCTGCGGTCATCCACGGGTTGATCCGGCGCAGCGAACGGCGCGACTACGTCGCGGACCTGCTGAACAAGGTCGGTTTGGGTGCGGACGTGATGACCCGTTATCCGCACCAGTTCTCGGGCGGCCAGCGCCAGCGGATCGGCATCGCGCGGGCGCTGGCGCTGCGCCCGAAACTGATCGTCTGCGACGAAGCGATCTCGGCGCTCGATGTATCGATCCAGGCGCAGGTTCTGAACCTGTTCGAGGATCTGCGCCACGAGTTCGGGTTTGCCTACCTGTTCATCAGCCATGACCTGGGCGCGGTCGAGCACATAGCCGATCGCGTCGCGATCATGTATCTTGGTCGCCTGGTCGAGATCGGCACCGCCGACGAGGTTTTCGAGAATCCCCGCCACCCCTACACCCGGGCGCTGCTGGCCGAAGCGCCGCGCCTCGACCGACGCGGACAGAAGTTCACTCCGATCGAAGGCGAGATCCCGTCGCCGCTCAACCCGCCGCCCGGATGCGCCTTTCACCCGCGCTGCACGCAGGCAACCGATGCGTGCCGAAGGCAAGTACCCACCCTGCGATCCGGCAAGGACGGGCGTTTGACCGCCTGCATCCTCGAGCACGGAGAACCGGTATGA
- a CDS encoding gamma-glutamyltransferase, giving the protein MTLGALLSDGAAAAADARTRWLDEGGAIDVTDHLMAGRAAQGAGRFGAIASGSPHATRIGMDILRAGGTAADAAAAAALAMMVADPPNASPAGRGHILWTRPGEDARAIDGATSAPDHLPAHLKKLPDRQALPLPGIVRAILKLHSDGGRLPLRAIATPARNLAGDGFVVPQELARIWAWRAPDIADDDARRIFLPGQAPVPAGARFRNPALADFFDRLILTGRDPFSDPGFTEPLCRRLASKGAFWSTDALATAEPKVGETVSLRGPDWTLTSIGRQGWGHTVLRIVSLVASADTTDACDAEVAHLLAILCAFEERPEELRSLKPKTDPLAWDVLRDRLGEPIPDNWAAPQFLSDALVRARHPQTAEERDTTHLSVVDSEGMRVALTQSIGPHFGSRVADRETGLLLAHSYRMAESPTPGARDVTEQCPCLLEMSDAAYALGGAGSERIPGAVAAVIRHLLSGRPLSAALAAPRSNWVGATARIHIDAPASLEVRLAAAGAEVAFTGRGPVDHLGIVQAAGRHRDGRVCAAADPAYCGTAAAE; this is encoded by the coding sequence ATGACCCTCGGTGCGTTGCTTTCCGACGGCGCCGCCGCGGCGGCGGACGCGCGGACGAGATGGCTGGACGAGGGGGGCGCGATCGACGTGACCGATCACCTGATGGCAGGACGCGCGGCACAAGGCGCAGGCCGTTTCGGAGCGATCGCATCGGGTTCGCCGCACGCGACACGGATCGGCATGGACATTCTGCGGGCAGGCGGCACCGCTGCGGATGCCGCTGCCGCTGCCGCACTGGCGATGATGGTCGCCGATCCGCCGAATGCCTCGCCCGCGGGGCGCGGCCACATTCTCTGGACCCGACCAGGCGAGGACGCCCGCGCCATCGACGGTGCAACCTCGGCGCCGGATCATTTGCCCGCGCATCTGAAGAAACTGCCTGATCGCCAGGCGCTGCCCCTTCCCGGGATCGTCAGGGCCATCCTCAAGCTGCATTCGGACGGCGGCCGCCTGCCCCTGCGCGCCATCGCCACCCCGGCGCGGAATCTTGCCGGTGACGGGTTTGTCGTGCCCCAAGAGCTTGCCCGCATCTGGGCATGGCGTGCGCCGGACATCGCGGACGACGACGCGCGCCGGATTTTTCTGCCCGGGCAAGCGCCGGTGCCGGCCGGCGCAAGGTTCCGGAACCCCGCCCTGGCGGACTTCTTCGACCGGCTGATCCTCACCGGTCGCGATCCCTTCTCAGATCCCGGCTTCACGGAACCGCTGTGCAGGAGGCTTGCATCGAAAGGGGCGTTCTGGTCAACCGACGCGCTGGCCACGGCAGAACCGAAGGTCGGCGAAACCGTCAGCCTGCGCGGCCCGGACTGGACGCTGACAAGCATCGGGCGTCAGGGCTGGGGACATACGGTGCTTCGCATCGTGTCGCTGGTCGCATCGGCCGACACGACGGATGCCTGCGACGCCGAAGTCGCCCATCTTCTGGCGATCCTGTGCGCCTTCGAGGAGCGCCCCGAGGAACTGAGATCTCTCAAACCCAAGACTGATCCGCTGGCCTGGGATGTTCTGCGAGACCGGCTGGGAGAGCCGATCCCGGACAACTGGGCCGCGCCGCAGTTTCTTTCGGACGCGCTCGTCAGGGCGCGCCACCCGCAAACGGCCGAGGAGCGCGACACGACGCATCTGTCCGTCGTCGATTCCGAAGGGATGCGGGTTGCGCTGACCCAGTCCATCGGGCCGCATTTCGGCAGCCGGGTCGCGGATCGGGAAACCGGACTGCTGCTGGCACATTCCTACCGCATGGCCGAGAGCCCGACGCCGGGCGCACGGGATGTGACCGAACAATGCCCCTGCCTTCTGGAAATGTCCGACGCTGCCTACGCCCTTGGCGGCGCCGGCAGCGAAAGGATCCCGGGGGCGGTTGCAGCCGTGATCCGGCACTTGCTGTCCGGTCGGCCCCTGTCAGCGGCGCTTGCCGCACCGCGCAGCAACTGGGTGGGCGCAACGGCGCGAATTCACATCGATGCGCCGGCATCGCTGGAGGTTCGTCTTGCGGCCGCAGGTGCCGAGGTCGCGTTCACCGGGCGCGGTCCGGTCGATCATCTCGGCATCGTGCAGGCCGCGGGCCGCCATCGCGACGGCCGGGTGTGCGCCGCAGCCGATCCCGCCTATTGCGGCACCGCCGCCGCCGAATGA
- a CDS encoding amidohydrolase, with translation MQNTDPIWDHVDRHRDSFIKLSDTVFDMPETLYHEFRSVAEHKRMLETQGFRITENAAGIPTAVIGEAGSEGPVIAILGEFDALPYLSQAPGVAEHQPLEEGGNGHGCGHNLLGAAALLAATAVKDWLAENGIAARVRYYGCPAEEGGAAKTYMVREGLFDDVDAAISWHPATFTAVNEAVSLANTRIDFTFHGKAAHAAGAPELGRSALDAVELMNIGVNYLREHIPDSARVHYAYLDAGGVAPNVVQAKATVRQLIRASTLPELRDLVTRVRKIADGAALMTETRVTSQVFSGVSNLLGNRPLEEALQAELDKLGPVEFDEADRDFAREIQKTLTDADIAATFKRIGTKPDKGLALCDFVAPLDRNREGGEGSTDVGDVSWAVPTVQARVATCAIGTPFHTWQTVAQGKAPAAHKGMVYAAKAMAATACRLIQDPALVRAAKSAHQEHLSETPYECPIPDDVKPPIVAA, from the coding sequence ATGCAGAATACCGATCCGATCTGGGACCACGTCGACCGCCACCGCGACAGCTTCATCAAGCTGTCGGACACCGTCTTCGACATGCCGGAAACCCTGTATCACGAGTTCCGCTCGGTCGCCGAACACAAGCGGATGCTCGAGACACAGGGTTTCAGGATCACCGAGAACGCCGCCGGGATCCCGACCGCGGTGATCGGCGAGGCGGGCAGCGAAGGCCCGGTCATCGCGATCCTCGGCGAATTCGATGCACTGCCCTATCTCAGCCAGGCGCCGGGGGTGGCAGAACACCAGCCGCTTGAGGAAGGCGGCAACGGACACGGATGCGGTCACAACCTTCTGGGAGCGGCGGCCCTGCTGGCGGCAACCGCGGTCAAGGACTGGCTGGCCGAAAACGGGATCGCGGCGCGGGTGCGTTACTACGGCTGTCCTGCCGAGGAAGGCGGCGCCGCCAAGACCTACATGGTGCGCGAGGGGTTGTTCGACGATGTCGATGCCGCGATCTCGTGGCACCCGGCGACCTTCACCGCCGTGAACGAAGCGGTTTCGCTTGCCAATACGCGGATCGATTTCACCTTTCACGGCAAAGCCGCGCACGCTGCCGGCGCCCCCGAGCTGGGACGGTCGGCACTGGACGCGGTCGAGTTGATGAACATCGGCGTCAACTATCTGCGCGAGCACATACCCGACAGTGCCCGCGTTCATTATGCATATCTGGATGCCGGCGGGGTCGCACCGAACGTGGTGCAGGCCAAGGCGACCGTACGCCAACTGATCCGTGCCAGCACGTTGCCGGAACTGCGCGACCTGGTGACGCGGGTGCGCAAGATCGCCGACGGTGCGGCGCTGATGACCGAAACACGGGTCACCAGCCAGGTGTTTTCCGGAGTCTCGAACCTGCTTGGCAACCGGCCTCTGGAAGAAGCCTTGCAGGCCGAACTGGACAAGCTCGGGCCGGTCGAATTCGACGAGGCGGACCGCGACTTTGCGCGCGAGATCCAGAAGACGCTGACGGATGCCGATATCGCCGCCACCTTCAAGCGCATTGGCACGAAGCCCGACAAGGGTCTGGCGCTTTGCGATTTCGTCGCGCCGCTAGACCGCAATCGTGAAGGGGGCGAGGGATCGACCGATGTCGGCGATGTGAGCTGGGCCGTGCCGACCGTTCAGGCCCGCGTTGCCACCTGCGCCATCGGCACGCCGTTTCACACCTGGCAAACCGTCGCCCAGGGAAAGGCCCCCGCGGCGCACAAGGGCATGGTCTATGCCGCAAAGGCGATGGCGGCAACCGCGTGCAGGCTGATCCAGGATCCTGCATTGGTCAGGGCGGCGAAATCTGCGCATCAAGAGCATCTGTCGGAAACTCCCTATGAATGTCCCATCCCGGACGATGTGAAACCGCCGATCGTTGCGGCCTAG
- a CDS encoding DMT family transporter, translating into MTEATSPTPSADRILAGVVLMLGFCLTAPLLDVAAKLASESVPVAQITAARFVVQCALMAPFLWVMGLSLRVARGRWLALLSRALFLLVATFCFIAAISVMPLADALAIVFVAPFIVLLVGKFYLGEDVGPRRVGAALVGFAGVLFVIQPSFAAFGAVALFPLGTVVCFASYILVTRGLSRHVHPVTLQFYTGLIASLFCIPVLMLAQGSGSELLDPVWPAGVAWLWLFGVGFFAALSHMMMTYALSLAPSATLAPLQYLELPVATLLGFLVFNDFPNALTLTGIAIIIAAGLYMIHRERVTARQLVTERAAPPI; encoded by the coding sequence ATGACCGAAGCGACCTCTCCGACCCCATCCGCGGACCGCATCCTTGCCGGTGTGGTCCTGATGCTGGGGTTTTGCCTGACCGCGCCCTTGCTGGATGTCGCGGCCAAGCTGGCATCCGAAAGCGTACCGGTGGCACAGATCACCGCCGCACGCTTTGTCGTGCAGTGCGCGCTGATGGCTCCGTTCCTCTGGGTCATGGGATTGTCGTTGCGGGTGGCGCGCGGACGCTGGCTTGCACTGCTGTCTCGTGCGCTTTTCCTGCTGGTCGCGACGTTCTGTTTCATCGCCGCGATCAGCGTGATGCCGCTTGCGGATGCGCTGGCGATTGTTTTCGTGGCCCCGTTCATCGTGCTTCTGGTCGGCAAGTTCTACCTGGGTGAAGATGTCGGCCCGCGACGGGTCGGAGCGGCGCTTGTGGGATTTGCGGGCGTCCTGTTCGTGATCCAGCCGAGCTTTGCGGCCTTTGGCGCCGTGGCCCTGTTTCCACTGGGAACGGTCGTGTGCTTCGCATCCTACATTCTTGTGACGCGCGGGCTGTCGCGCCATGTGCACCCCGTGACACTGCAATTCTACACGGGCCTGATCGCCAGCCTGTTTTGCATCCCGGTGTTGATGCTGGCCCAGGGTTCGGGGTCGGAACTGCTCGATCCGGTCTGGCCCGCGGGCGTTGCGTGGTTGTGGCTTTTCGGGGTCGGGTTCTTTGCCGCGCTGAGCCACATGATGATGACCTATGCGCTGTCACTGGCCCCCTCGGCCACTCTGGCTCCGCTGCAATACCTGGAATTGCCGGTGGCAACCCTGCTGGGGTTCCTGGTGTTCAACGATTTTCCGAACGCGCTGACCCTGACCGGCATCGCCATCATCATCGCTGCCGGGCTTTACATGATACACCGCGAAAGGGTCACTGCCAGACAGCTGGTCACCGAACGTGCGGCTCCACCGATCTGA